One window from the genome of Deinococcus misasensis DSM 22328 encodes:
- a CDS encoding DEAD/DEAH box helicase family protein has translation MAGLQSPCFMALGQQGSGKSSYLREVATHYKEVIQPPFFVVINTTPEFKEFCSHHERFDLERLEKGYTAAQFEKLIRIRKSVHFEIPDYGKDMIPVLDALFRALMNLGVFDADGCTCFVLIDECHVFLAKDVFSRQSKLYCTESRKFGLHTALATQQLASSSQYTIHKMALNMVNVWAIFPTTEVNNRKRVEETLQGTIPNPAFLAMPDPEKGWGPEYLIFDKLHNKRGKVTRLPDGSRIFQEIDNYGNAA, from the coding sequence ATGGCCGGTCTGCAGTCTCCTTGCTTCATGGCTCTGGGTCAACAGGGATCCGGGAAGTCCAGTTACCTCAGGGAGGTGGCCACCCATTACAAAGAGGTGATCCAGCCCCCTTTCTTCGTGGTGATCAACACGACGCCAGAGTTCAAAGAGTTCTGCAGTCACCATGAACGGTTTGACCTGGAGCGCTTAGAGAAAGGTTACACCGCTGCCCAGTTTGAGAAGCTGATCCGGATCCGCAAAAGCGTGCACTTCGAGATTCCAGACTACGGAAAAGACATGATTCCTGTTTTGGACGCCCTTTTCAGAGCATTGATGAATCTCGGGGTGTTCGATGCAGACGGGTGCACCTGCTTTGTGCTCATTGACGAGTGCCATGTGTTCCTTGCAAAAGATGTGTTTTCCAGACAGTCAAAACTCTATTGCACTGAATCCCGGAAGTTTGGACTTCACACCGCTCTGGCCACCCAGCAACTGGCCAGTTCATCCCAGTACACCATCCACAAAATGGCCCTGAACATGGTCAATGTGTGGGCCATCTTCCCCACAACCGAAGTCAACAACAGGAAACGGGTGGAAGAAACCCTGCAGGGCACCATTCCCAATCCTGCTTTTCTGGCCATGCCCGATCCAGAGAAGGGATGGGGCCCTGAATACCTGATTTTCGACAAGTTACACAACAAACGCGGCAAAGTTACGCGCCTCCCTGATGGCTCTCGCATCTTCCAAGAAATCGACAACTACGGCAACGCAGCCTAA
- a CDS encoding M23 family metallopeptidase, producing the protein MFLARSGTDCYVKDKRMGIHTGWDLNGPAGKGPDGDLGDPIVSVADGIVEFATQNKGFSPSWGRLIIIRHPQLGVWTRYAHMSAVLVKTGEEVKAGQRIGTVGKGWAEQWPAHLHFDVIKRQLPVSTYWNGIGGEAGVKPYFMNPLDFFMQNGWKREDFTSVNGACPL; encoded by the coding sequence GTGTTCCTTGCACGATCGGGCACAGATTGCTATGTCAAAGACAAGCGGATGGGCATCCACACCGGATGGGATTTGAACGGTCCTGCAGGGAAAGGCCCTGATGGGGATCTGGGAGATCCCATTGTGAGCGTCGCAGACGGCATTGTTGAGTTTGCAACGCAAAACAAAGGCTTCAGTCCCTCATGGGGCCGGCTGATCATCATCAGACATCCCCAGTTGGGAGTGTGGACCCGCTACGCCCACATGTCTGCAGTACTGGTGAAAACCGGTGAGGAAGTCAAAGCCGGTCAGCGGATCGGAACGGTCGGCAAAGGATGGGCAGAGCAATGGCCTGCACACCTGCACTTTGATGTCATCAAGCGTCAATTGCCTGTGAGCACCTACTGGAACGGCATTGGAGGCGAAGCAGGAGTGAAACCCTACTTCATGAACCCTCTGGATTTCTTCATGCAAAACGGATGGAAGCGTGAAGACTTTACATCCGTCAATGGAGCGTGTCCACTGTGA